One Vicinamibacterales bacterium DNA window includes the following coding sequences:
- the ytfE gene encoding iron-sulfur cluster repair protein YtfE produces the protein MNPTATLADLATALPGAAGVFYRHGLDFCCGGRRSLQDACAARGLDAGAVLAEVERETAATGQARRWDAEPLPVLVDHIVTTYHRSLRATLPHLIRMAAKVEMRHADKPECPTGLAARLTVMHEGVIEHLLKEEQVLFPMIVRGEGRIAAGPVHVMELEHDEHGRHLQEVRRLTGNLEPPEAACATWRALYLGLQQLERELMEHIHLENNVLFRRALIA, from the coding sequence ATGAATCCAACAGCGACCCTCGCCGACCTCGCCACGGCCCTTCCGGGCGCCGCGGGCGTCTTCTACCGTCACGGGCTCGACTTCTGCTGCGGTGGTCGCCGGTCCCTCCAAGACGCCTGCGCAGCGCGCGGGCTCGACGCCGGCGCCGTCCTCGCCGAAGTGGAACGTGAGACGGCGGCCACCGGGCAGGCCCGTCGATGGGACGCCGAGCCGCTGCCAGTCCTCGTCGACCACATCGTCACCACCTATCACCGGAGCCTGCGCGCCACCCTGCCCCACCTGATTCGGATGGCCGCGAAGGTCGAGATGCGGCACGCCGACAAGCCGGAGTGCCCGACGGGCCTCGCCGCCCGGCTCACCGTCATGCACGAAGGCGTGATCGAGCACCTCCTGAAAGAGGAGCAGGTGCTCTTCCCGATGATCGTCCGCGGCGAAGGCCGCATCGCCGCCGGCCCGGTGCACGTGATGGAACTGGAGCACGACGAACACGGACGCCACCTGCAGGAGGTGCGCCGGCTCACCGGGAACCTCGAGCCCCCCGAGGCCGCGTGCGCCACGTGGCGGGCGCTCTACCTCGGCCTCCAGCAGCTCGAACGCGAGCTGATGGAGCACATCCATCTCGAAAACAACGTCCTCTTCCGCCGCGCCCTGATCGCCTAG
- a CDS encoding nitric-oxide reductase large subunit, with protein MSAAASVVVPGHRRLWVLFGLTVFAAFFILGFFGREVYRQAPPIPAEVRTSDGALLMTRDEILTGQTVWQSTGGQQLGSIWGHGAYQAPDWTADWLHREATTLLDTWSRQAAGVPYGDASAEVRAMLQARLTSELRTNTFDEATGVVTVSPARAAAMASVARHYDDLFGGAPALSALRESYAMQDIVVPDAARRRLLTTFFFWTSWAAVTNRPGTTITYTNNWPHEPLVGNVPSTANVLWSIASVILLLAGVGALAWWMAFRRHADDEMAEAPASDPFTGLTLTPSMRAVAKYLGVVVALFVVQVLLGALTAHYTVEGQSFFGLPIGNLLPYSLTRTWHIQTAMFWIATAFLAAGLFLAPAVGGREPRYQRLGVNLLFGALLVVVSGSLAGEYLAIHQKLPLEQSFWLGTQGYEYVDLGRVWQIALFAGLAIWLGLMLRALAPALRTRTEASSLVWMFTFATAAVGLMYGAGFFVSAKTHLTVMEYWRWWVVHLWVEGFFEVFATAAIALIFARMGLVKPGHAGAAVIGSSAMFLFAGIPGTFHHLYFSGTPTSIMAVGASFSAMEVIPLVLIGFEAYQTSRMQTAAAWMSRYTWPVTFFVGVAFWNLVGAGVFGFLINPPIALYYMQGLNTTPVHAHTALFGVYGLLSLGLVLVVARLLTLGRVWNERWLAASFWAMNIGLALMVGLSLLPIGILQAHASVETGLWYARSAEFLQQPLIEGLRWMRLIGDTVFLAGVGAFTWFMAGLWFGWSYGRTPERVTAPASTLPSRSRV; from the coding sequence ATGTCTGCCGCTGCCTCCGTCGTCGTCCCCGGCCACCGCCGCCTCTGGGTCCTGTTCGGCCTGACGGTGTTCGCCGCCTTCTTCATCCTCGGATTCTTCGGGCGCGAGGTCTACCGCCAGGCCCCGCCCATCCCCGCAGAAGTCCGCACCTCGGACGGCGCGCTGCTGATGACGCGCGACGAGATCCTCACCGGTCAGACCGTGTGGCAGTCGACCGGCGGCCAGCAGCTTGGCTCGATCTGGGGCCACGGCGCGTACCAGGCTCCTGACTGGACCGCCGACTGGCTGCACCGCGAGGCCACGACCCTCCTCGACACGTGGAGCCGGCAGGCGGCGGGCGTTCCGTATGGCGATGCGAGCGCGGAAGTACGAGCGATGCTGCAGGCGCGCCTCACTTCCGAGCTGCGCACCAACACCTTCGACGAGGCGACCGGCGTCGTCACCGTCTCTCCCGCGCGAGCGGCCGCGATGGCGTCGGTCGCTCGTCACTACGACGACCTGTTCGGGGGTGCCCCGGCGCTGTCCGCGCTGCGCGAGAGCTATGCGATGCAGGACATCGTCGTGCCCGACGCCGCGCGTCGCCGGCTGCTGACGACGTTCTTCTTCTGGACCAGCTGGGCCGCAGTGACGAACCGCCCGGGCACGACGATCACCTACACGAACAACTGGCCGCACGAGCCGCTCGTCGGCAACGTGCCGTCGACGGCGAACGTCTTGTGGTCGATCGCCAGCGTGATCCTGCTGCTCGCGGGCGTCGGTGCGCTGGCGTGGTGGATGGCCTTCAGGCGACACGCGGACGACGAGATGGCCGAGGCGCCGGCGAGCGACCCGTTCACCGGTCTGACGCTGACACCCTCGATGCGCGCCGTCGCCAAGTACCTCGGTGTGGTGGTCGCGCTCTTCGTCGTGCAGGTGCTGCTCGGCGCCCTGACCGCGCACTACACCGTGGAAGGCCAGTCGTTCTTCGGCCTCCCCATCGGCAACCTTCTGCCCTACAGCCTCACGCGCACGTGGCACATCCAGACGGCCATGTTCTGGATCGCGACCGCCTTCCTGGCGGCCGGCCTGTTCCTGGCGCCGGCGGTGGGCGGCCGCGAGCCCCGCTATCAGCGCCTCGGCGTCAACCTCCTGTTCGGCGCGCTGCTCGTGGTCGTGTCGGGCTCCCTCGCGGGCGAGTACCTCGCCATCCACCAGAAGCTCCCGCTCGAGCAGTCCTTCTGGCTCGGTACGCAGGGCTACGAGTACGTCGACCTCGGACGCGTCTGGCAGATCGCGCTGTTCGCCGGGCTCGCCATCTGGCTCGGGTTGATGCTTCGCGCGCTGGCCCCCGCTCTCCGGACGCGGACCGAGGCGAGCTCGCTCGTGTGGATGTTCACGTTCGCGACCGCGGCCGTCGGCCTGATGTACGGCGCCGGATTCTTCGTGAGCGCCAAGACGCACCTCACGGTGATGGAGTACTGGCGGTGGTGGGTCGTCCATCTCTGGGTCGAGGGCTTCTTCGAGGTGTTCGCCACGGCCGCCATCGCGCTGATCTTCGCCCGGATGGGGCTGGTGAAGCCCGGACACGCCGGGGCGGCCGTGATCGGATCGAGCGCGATGTTCCTGTTCGCGGGGATCCCCGGCACGTTCCATCACCTCTACTTCAGCGGCACGCCGACGTCGATCATGGCGGTGGGCGCGTCGTTCAGCGCGATGGAAGTGATTCCGCTCGTCCTCATCGGCTTCGAGGCGTATCAGACGAGCCGTATGCAGACGGCCGCGGCGTGGATGTCGCGCTACACCTGGCCGGTGACGTTCTTCGTGGGCGTGGCGTTCTGGAACCTCGTCGGCGCCGGCGTGTTCGGCTTCCTCATCAACCCGCCCATCGCCCTCTACTACATGCAGGGGCTCAACACGACGCCCGTGCACGCGCACACCGCGCTCTTCGGCGTCTACGGCCTGCTCTCGCTCGGCCTGGTCCTGGTCGTGGCGCGCCTGCTCACGCTCGGCCGCGTGTGGAACGAGCGGTGGCTGGCCGCGAGCTTCTGGGCCATGAACATCGGACTGGCGTTGATGGTGGGCCTCAGCCTGCTGCCCATCGGCATCCTCCAGGCTCATGCGAGCGTCGAGACCGGGCTCTGGTACGCACGCAGCGCGGAATTCCTGCAGCAGCCGCTGATCGAAGGGCTGCGCTGGATGCGCCTCATCGGCGACACGGTGTTCCTCGCCGGCGTGGGCGCCTTCACCTGGTTCATGGCCGGTCTGTGGTTCGGCTGGAGCTACGGCCGCACGCCGGAACGGGTGACGGCGCCGGCGTCGACGCTGCCGAGCCGGTCCCGCGTCTGA
- a CDS encoding S46 family peptidase: MRTRLVVIALLGAFGAVATADEGMWRLDQLPLDAIQKTYGVRLTPADIARVQGAVVRISSGGTGTFASANGLILTNHHVALDCIRTSTLAEQAEGSADNLIETGFTAASMKDELPCKRFRAQVEVSATDVTARVNAGISSSTPIADVQRMRQAARSDIERACAAERGDDFTCAVTDFNSGARSLLIVYEDFKDIRLVYAPEKQLGYFGGDEMNFRFPRYVSDISILRAYVRKDGVHTEYAATNVPAAPAHFLPVSMAGVADGDFTLVAGNPGNTNRYRMSFSADYNVRKGMPDQIADFEGLLALYRKYAAMKPDYQVLLQEQIFGLANTLKYSKDLLASLQATHVVDARRHREREFTAFLDTRPELKREYGGVLDAQRAVYANDVEANADLDAAVNWLQQASVVGYATGLYEFALERAKASDRDREPQFQERNWPRVRQALLVDDPLIEGLEIELLTRGIQRALALQGDARIPAVTALAARVGPGASAEAMAKAVVQGSSLASVDARKKLIDAPAAEIKSSSDAGMVFARDLLPSIRAARQRVRVLNEKLFQNRSRFAQGLAAWKGEAMYPDANFTLRGSYGKIAGYTDRQGKAVPFTTYFKDLFALAASRGDTGEFALPAKLKAWRQKVGDQAFASRYANLPVDFVSTNDITGGNSGSATLNRRLEIVGLIFDGNEEGMAGDWIYDETAGRALSTDIRFALTVAREVHGAGWIVDELLAAGGARKAALQARRR; encoded by the coding sequence ATGAGAACCCGACTCGTCGTCATCGCCCTCCTTGGAGCCTTCGGCGCCGTCGCGACGGCCGACGAAGGCATGTGGCGGCTCGATCAGCTGCCCCTGGACGCCATCCAGAAGACCTACGGTGTCCGCCTCACCCCAGCCGACATCGCCCGCGTGCAAGGGGCGGTCGTCCGCATCTCCAGCGGCGGCACCGGCACGTTCGCGTCGGCCAACGGCCTGATCCTCACGAACCACCACGTGGCCCTCGACTGCATCAGGACGTCCACGCTCGCCGAGCAGGCGGAGGGCAGCGCGGACAACCTGATCGAGACGGGCTTCACCGCCGCGTCGATGAAGGACGAGCTGCCGTGCAAGCGCTTTCGGGCCCAGGTGGAGGTGAGCGCCACGGACGTGACCGCCCGCGTGAATGCCGGGATTTCGTCATCCACGCCCATCGCCGACGTGCAGCGGATGCGCCAGGCCGCCCGCTCGGACATCGAGCGGGCGTGCGCCGCGGAGCGGGGCGACGACTTCACGTGCGCCGTCACGGACTTCAACAGCGGCGCGCGCTCGCTGCTCATCGTCTACGAGGACTTCAAGGACATCCGCCTCGTGTACGCGCCCGAGAAGCAGCTCGGGTACTTCGGCGGCGACGAGATGAACTTCCGCTTCCCGCGCTACGTGTCGGACATCTCGATCCTGCGCGCCTACGTCAGGAAGGACGGCGTCCACACGGAGTACGCGGCGACGAACGTCCCGGCAGCGCCCGCGCACTTCCTGCCCGTCTCCATGGCGGGCGTGGCGGACGGGGACTTCACGCTCGTGGCCGGCAACCCCGGCAACACGAACCGGTACCGCATGAGCTTCTCGGCCGACTACAACGTGCGGAAGGGCATGCCCGACCAGATCGCGGACTTCGAAGGACTGCTCGCGCTGTACCGCAAGTACGCGGCGATGAAGCCCGACTACCAGGTGCTCCTCCAGGAGCAGATCTTCGGGCTGGCCAACACCCTGAAGTACTCCAAGGACCTGCTCGCGTCGCTCCAGGCGACGCACGTGGTGGACGCGCGGCGCCATCGCGAACGCGAGTTCACGGCGTTCCTCGACACGCGGCCGGAGCTGAAGCGCGAGTACGGCGGTGTGCTGGACGCGCAGCGCGCCGTCTACGCCAACGACGTCGAAGCCAACGCCGATCTCGACGCGGCCGTCAACTGGCTGCAGCAGGCGTCGGTGGTGGGCTACGCCACCGGCCTCTACGAGTTCGCCCTGGAGCGCGCGAAGGCCTCCGACCGCGACCGTGAGCCGCAGTTCCAGGAGCGCAACTGGCCCCGGGTGCGGCAGGCGCTGCTCGTGGACGACCCGCTCATCGAAGGGCTCGAGATCGAGCTGCTGACCCGCGGCATCCAGCGCGCCCTGGCCCTGCAGGGCGACGCCCGCATTCCCGCCGTCACGGCGCTGGCGGCCAGGGTGGGCCCGGGTGCCTCCGCGGAGGCGATGGCGAAGGCTGTCGTCCAGGGCTCGTCGCTGGCCTCGGTGGACGCCAGGAAGAAGCTCATCGACGCCCCGGCCGCCGAGATCAAGTCGTCGTCGGATGCGGGGATGGTGTTCGCCCGCGACCTGCTGCCGTCGATCCGGGCCGCGCGGCAGCGGGTGCGCGTCCTGAACGAGAAGCTGTTCCAGAACCGCTCGCGCTTCGCGCAGGGCCTGGCGGCCTGGAAGGGCGAGGCGATGTATCCGGACGCCAACTTCACGCTCCGTGGCTCCTACGGCAAGATCGCGGGCTACACCGACCGGCAGGGCAAGGCCGTGCCATTCACGACCTATTTCAAGGACCTGTTCGCGCTGGCCGCGTCGCGCGGCGACACCGGCGAGTTCGCGCTGCCGGCGAAGCTCAAGGCCTGGCGGCAGAAGGTGGGGGACCAGGCATTCGCCAGCCGGTACGCGAACCTCCCGGTGGACTTCGTCAGCACGAACGACATCACCGGCGGCAACTCCGGCAGCGCCACGCTGAACCGCCGCCTCGAGATCGTCGGCCTCATCTTCGACGGCAACGAGGAAGGGATGGCCGGCGACTGGATTTACGACGAGACGGCCGGCCGCGCGCTCAGCACCGACATCCGCTTCGCCCTCACCGTGGCCCGGGAGGTGCACGGCGCGGGCTGGATCGTGGACGAGCTGCTGGCGGCCGGCGGGGCAAGGAAGGCCGCGCTCCAGGCACGGCGCCGGTGA
- a CDS encoding alpha/beta hydrolase, translated as MTSARGRREFLMSLGALGAAGLPAAALGHGRAHAAPVPQRTTPGRTAYDPDATFPVKVHEVAFRRTAAGRTLMARVYQPDGPGPFPAVLHLHGGAWNAKDRRAEEPMDRALASSGLLVVAIDLTLAPEAPYPASVQDANYGVRWLKWKAPTWNGDGRAVGIYGSSSGGHVAELLSLRPRDPRYSALPLPEAPDLDATVAWVATRSPISDPFARYQNAERLKRTEMMANHTTYFKPWDTIHEANPQEILERKEAVSLGPLLIMQGGLDDNVLPSVQETFVATYRAAGGVCDYHLFEGAEHQWVAEEGPKTDEARRMVKAFIARHLARDGSARR; from the coding sequence ATGACCAGTGCTCGCGGACGCCGGGAATTCCTCATGAGCCTCGGCGCGCTCGGTGCCGCCGGCCTGCCCGCGGCCGCGCTCGGCCATGGGCGAGCGCACGCGGCCCCCGTGCCGCAGCGGACGACACCAGGCCGCACGGCCTACGACCCGGACGCGACGTTCCCCGTAAAGGTGCACGAGGTGGCGTTCCGGCGGACCGCCGCCGGCCGGACGCTGATGGCCCGCGTCTATCAGCCCGACGGCCCGGGGCCGTTCCCCGCGGTGCTGCATCTCCACGGCGGCGCCTGGAACGCGAAGGACCGGCGCGCCGAGGAGCCGATGGACCGCGCGCTCGCCTCGAGCGGTCTGCTCGTCGTGGCCATCGATTTGACGCTGGCCCCCGAGGCGCCGTACCCGGCGTCGGTGCAGGACGCCAACTACGGCGTCCGCTGGCTGAAGTGGAAGGCGCCCACATGGAACGGCGACGGGCGCGCCGTCGGCATCTACGGCAGCTCGAGCGGCGGCCACGTCGCCGAGCTCCTCAGCCTGCGGCCGCGCGATCCGCGCTACAGCGCGCTCCCGCTGCCCGAGGCACCCGATCTCGACGCCACCGTGGCCTGGGTGGCGACGCGTTCGCCCATCAGCGATCCCTTCGCGCGCTACCAGAACGCCGAGCGGCTGAAGCGGACCGAGATGATGGCCAACCACACCACGTACTTCAAGCCGTGGGACACGATTCACGAGGCCAACCCGCAGGAGATTCTCGAGCGCAAGGAGGCCGTCTCGCTCGGGCCGCTGCTCATCATGCAGGGCGGCCTCGACGACAACGTGCTGCCGTCGGTGCAGGAGACGTTCGTCGCCACCTACCGCGCCGCCGGCGGCGTCTGCGACTACCACCTGTTCGAGGGCGCCGAGCACCAGTGGGTGGCCGAGGAGGGCCCCAAGACCGACGAGGCGCGCCGCATGGTGAAGGCGTTCATCGCGCGACACCTCGCGCGCGACGGGAGCGCGCGGCGCTGA
- a CDS encoding M28 family metallopeptidase yields MNSTSFRRPVLAAASLALVAACGGSAPAPAPDPASLDSPGIATALNGIAADRVKQHMSILADDKLEGRGLGSPGYEGALQYVESELTSYTLAPAGENGGFRQRVPLRNSVVVQRGSSMSVRSPKGRKTLTYAKDYLLAADPLREDVAIDDAPVVFVGYGVSAPALGYDDYGSGVDVKGKVIAYLSGAPAMLPSNERAYYSSGPAKDAEAIKRGAIGTISFTSPDDPRFRWDVSVAANTQGSYAWVDAQGNPNRGDAAIRGSASLNHSGVEALFAGAAQSPAEVFAAAAKSVPQAFDLATRVSIATRSTHTDVESANAVARLEGSDPALKNEHVVYVAHVDHFGRGVAMNGDDIYNGAHDNASGVAIVLEVARAYAALPTPPRRSVLFLFVTAEERGLLGSDYFARHPTVPADSIVADLTLDMPFLFHPLLDIVPYGAQHSSLVTPVTRAAQHLGIAIGTDPIPEQVLFIRSDHFSFVRQGVPSLFIKSGFMTGDARDGAAINAGYRRDVYHKPNDDMSQAFDFEAGANHARVNFLTGWQVAQETARPAWNPGDFFGQLFGHQGAAEKAPPTAKE; encoded by the coding sequence ATGAACTCCACGTCGTTTCGCCGCCCCGTCCTCGCCGCCGCGTCGCTCGCCCTCGTCGCCGCCTGCGGCGGCTCCGCGCCCGCGCCCGCTCCGGATCCCGCGTCGCTCGACTCGCCCGGCATCGCGACCGCGCTCAACGGCATCGCGGCCGACCGCGTCAAGCAGCACATGAGCATCCTGGCCGACGACAAGCTCGAAGGCCGGGGCCTGGGGTCCCCGGGCTACGAGGGGGCCCTGCAGTACGTCGAGTCGGAGCTCACGTCGTACACGCTGGCGCCGGCCGGCGAGAACGGCGGCTTCCGGCAGCGCGTGCCGCTCAGGAACAGCGTGGTGGTCCAGCGCGGCAGCTCGATGAGCGTGCGGTCGCCGAAAGGTCGCAAGACGTTGACCTACGCCAAGGACTACCTGCTCGCGGCCGACCCGCTGCGCGAGGACGTCGCCATCGACGACGCGCCGGTCGTGTTCGTCGGCTACGGCGTGAGCGCCCCGGCGCTCGGCTACGACGACTACGGCAGCGGCGTGGACGTGAAGGGCAAGGTCATCGCGTACCTGAGCGGCGCCCCGGCCATGCTGCCGAGCAACGAGCGTGCGTACTACTCGTCGGGGCCCGCCAAGGACGCCGAGGCCATCAAGCGTGGCGCGATCGGGACCATCAGCTTCACGTCACCGGACGACCCGCGCTTCCGGTGGGACGTCAGCGTGGCCGCGAACACGCAGGGGAGCTACGCGTGGGTCGACGCGCAGGGGAACCCCAACCGCGGCGACGCGGCGATCCGTGGCTCGGCCTCCCTGAATCACTCGGGCGTGGAGGCGCTGTTCGCCGGCGCCGCGCAGTCGCCGGCCGAGGTCTTCGCGGCCGCCGCCAAGAGCGTCCCGCAGGCCTTCGACCTGGCCACGCGCGTCTCGATCGCCACGCGCTCCACGCACACCGACGTGGAGAGCGCCAACGCGGTGGCCCGGCTCGAGGGCAGCGATCCGGCGCTGAAGAACGAGCACGTCGTCTACGTGGCGCACGTGGACCACTTCGGCCGCGGCGTGGCCATGAACGGCGACGACATCTACAACGGCGCGCACGACAACGCCTCGGGCGTGGCGATCGTGCTCGAGGTCGCCCGCGCGTACGCCGCGCTGCCGACGCCGCCGCGACGCTCCGTCCTGTTCCTGTTCGTGACGGCCGAGGAGCGCGGGCTCCTGGGCTCGGACTACTTCGCCAGGCACCCGACGGTGCCGGCCGACAGCATCGTGGCGGACCTCACGCTCGACATGCCGTTCCTGTTCCACCCGCTGCTCGACATCGTCCCCTATGGCGCCCAGCACTCGTCGCTCGTCACGCCGGTGACGCGGGCCGCCCAGCACCTCGGCATCGCCATCGGCACGGACCCCATCCCCGAGCAGGTGCTCTTCATCCGGAGCGATCACTTCAGCTTCGTGCGCCAGGGGGTGCCGTCGCTGTTCATCAAGAGCGGCTTCATGACCGGCGACGCGCGCGACGGGGCGGCCATCAACGCCGGCTACCGCCGCGACGTGTACCACAAGCCGAACGACGACATGTCGCAGGCCTTCGACTTCGAGGCGGGCGCCAACCACGCGCGCGTGAACTTCCTGACCGGCTGGCAGGTGGCGCAGGAGACCGCGCGGCCGGCGTGGAACCCCGGGGACTTCTTCGGTCAGCTGTTCGGCCACCAGGGCGCGGCGGAGAAGGCGCCCCCGACCGCGAAGGAGTAG
- a CDS encoding DsrE family protein: MTKWLVGTAWAVMVAAGAGPAFAQGGAVLPVPGVPAARDVAGAKEVPDAKTEYKVLFDVVSAPEKPTDVNPMLQAAARYLNTLAKVGVPAEHRKIAVIFHQGGTPAILTNDEYKARNNGQANPNIALMQALAKAGVEMHVCGQAVLGAKIDRKDIQPEVQVDLWALTTIINMELRGYVRIGG, encoded by the coding sequence ATGACGAAGTGGCTCGTCGGGACGGCATGGGCGGTGATGGTGGCGGCGGGGGCTGGACCGGCCTTCGCGCAGGGCGGGGCAGTGCTGCCCGTGCCGGGAGTGCCCGCGGCGAGGGATGTGGCCGGCGCCAAGGAAGTGCCCGACGCGAAGACGGAGTACAAGGTGCTCTTCGACGTCGTCTCGGCGCCCGAGAAGCCGACCGACGTCAACCCGATGCTGCAGGCCGCGGCCCGTTACCTGAACACGCTGGCGAAGGTCGGCGTGCCCGCCGAGCACCGCAAGATCGCCGTCATCTTCCACCAGGGCGGGACGCCCGCCATCCTGACCAACGACGAGTACAAGGCGAGGAACAACGGCCAGGCGAACCCGAACATCGCGCTGATGCAGGCGCTGGCCAAGGCCGGGGTCGAGATGCACGTCTGCGGACAGGCGGTGCTCGGGGCCAAGATCGACAGGAAGGACATCCAGCCCGAGGTGCAGGTCGATCTCTGGGCGCTGACGACCATCATCAACATGGAACTGCGCGGCTACGTGCGCATCGGTGGATAG
- a CDS encoding TlpA disulfide reductase family protein, whose translation MPDVQLFFQADCPTCRLMVPYANALSRAGVALVGVSQDGERETREFVEQMAVTFPVVLDTGWIRSRALGLQTVPSLVLFDDAGHPVRIEPGFDKTAVNDIAALCGRGPVATPHDGLPASKPGCASRHLEPPADGEAAPAVKVGTGRGERALRLDVPDDADPIDFCRDAFGDPLPVVPPTPERVARMLAAVPLEPREVVGRIPPCYGEATVEKIAANAVMAGCLPSMMRVLVPLVRAVCDERFNAHGVQATTQFVAPLVVVNGPVRGALGFHAGQNLFSNVARANSAVGRALQLMLVNLGGARPDAIDMSTMGNAGKFSYCIAEHEEVSPWEPLHVELGFRPDESTLSVFAAGAPHGISEQAARTARGVLKTMTYSLATAWSYRVCRVCDVVLILAPEHARTIAADGWTKQDVRSYLFEHTGVPLRCFDGDDPGEGANRRGSYEETVIDGEPCYRKFHAPDAIKIVVAGGTAGKFSAMLQGWASGPRGSQMVTYPIP comes from the coding sequence ATGCCCGACGTGCAGCTGTTCTTCCAGGCCGATTGCCCCACGTGCCGGCTGATGGTGCCGTACGCGAACGCGCTGTCGCGGGCCGGCGTGGCGCTCGTCGGTGTCTCGCAGGACGGCGAGCGGGAGACGCGCGAGTTCGTCGAGCAGATGGCGGTGACGTTCCCGGTGGTACTCGACACCGGCTGGATCAGGTCGCGCGCCCTCGGCCTGCAGACGGTGCCGTCCCTCGTCCTCTTCGACGATGCGGGGCACCCCGTGCGCATCGAACCCGGCTTCGACAAGACAGCGGTCAACGACATCGCCGCCCTGTGCGGCCGCGGGCCCGTCGCGACGCCCCACGACGGCCTGCCGGCCTCGAAGCCCGGATGCGCGTCCCGCCATCTCGAGCCGCCCGCCGACGGGGAGGCGGCGCCCGCGGTGAAGGTCGGCACCGGCCGCGGGGAGCGCGCCCTGCGCCTGGACGTGCCGGACGACGCGGATCCCATCGACTTCTGCCGCGACGCGTTCGGCGATCCCCTCCCGGTGGTGCCGCCGACGCCGGAGCGGGTCGCCCGCATGCTCGCGGCCGTCCCGCTCGAGCCGCGCGAGGTCGTGGGGCGGATTCCCCCGTGCTACGGCGAAGCCACCGTCGAGAAGATCGCGGCCAACGCCGTGATGGCCGGGTGCCTCCCGTCGATGATGCGGGTGCTCGTGCCGCTCGTGCGCGCCGTGTGCGACGAGCGCTTCAACGCGCACGGCGTGCAGGCGACCACGCAGTTCGTGGCGCCGCTGGTGGTGGTGAACGGGCCCGTGCGGGGGGCGCTCGGCTTCCACGCGGGCCAGAACCTGTTCAGCAACGTGGCCCGCGCCAACAGCGCCGTGGGCCGGGCGCTGCAGCTGATGCTCGTCAACCTCGGGGGCGCGCGCCCCGACGCCATCGACATGTCCACGATGGGCAACGCCGGCAAGTTCTCGTACTGCATCGCCGAGCACGAGGAGGTCAGTCCCTGGGAGCCGCTGCACGTCGAGCTCGGCTTCCGGCCCGACGAGAGCACGCTGAGCGTCTTCGCGGCCGGGGCGCCGCACGGCATCTCCGAGCAGGCGGCCCGCACCGCCCGGGGCGTGCTGAAGACCATGACCTATTCGCTCGCCACCGCCTGGTCGTATCGCGTCTGCCGGGTCTGCGACGTGGTCCTGATTCTGGCGCCCGAGCATGCGCGGACGATCGCGGCCGACGGCTGGACGAAGCAGGACGTGCGGTCCTATCTGTTCGAGCACACCGGCGTGCCGCTCCGGTGCTTCGACGGCGACGACCCCGGCGAAGGCGCGAACCGACGCGGGAGCTACGAGGAAACCGTGATCGACGGCGAGCCGTGCTACCGAAAGTTCCACGCGCCGGACGCCATCAAGATCGTCGTGGCCGGCGGCACGGCGGGCAAGTTCTCGGCAATGCTGCAGGGATGGGCGAGCGGCCCCCGCGGCAGCCAGATGGTGACCTACCCGATTCCCTGA